In the Anastrepha obliqua isolate idAnaObli1 chromosome 1, idAnaObli1_1.0, whole genome shotgun sequence genome, one interval contains:
- the LOC129235577 gene encoding uncharacterized protein LOC129235577 yields MRGFIVLCLIAVACADIQGYNYYPKEHSNADSSRGLGGPGGRNDLAGDNGAATSDSPSYSAPATEFDKVFYTYTANEEDFNEPAGSEQIAKSLKKNLRVVLIKGPETNGLENAALNIARQAAEQKTAIYVLQKQADLSDLANKLQAQHDVQSHTPEVHFVKYRTAEDAINAHRAIQSQYDQLGGNSQSHDGGSAPVHNFASQATFQAPRTISSPSASYLPSSIVQA; encoded by the coding sequence atgcgTGGTTTTATCGTCCTGTGTTTAATTGCCGTTGCCTGTGCGGATATACAGGGCTACAATTATTATCCAAAAGAACACTCAAACGCCGATAGTAGTCGTGGACTAGGTGGCCCTGGCGGACGAAATGATTTGGCAGGTGACAATGGAGCCGCAACTTCGGACTCACCTTCTTACTCTGCACCCGCTACTGAATTCGACAAGGTTTTTTACACCTACACCGCTAACGAAGAAGATTTCAATGAACCGGCTGGCAGCGAGCAAAttgccaaatcattgaaaaagaaTCTGCGAGTCGTCCTCATCAAGGGCCCAGAGACTAATGGTTTGGAGAACGCTGCGCTCAACATTGCTAGACAAGCTGCCGAACAGAAAACCGCCATTTACGTTTTACAAAAACAAGCTGATTTGAGTGATTTAGCCAACAAACTGCAGGCTCAGCATGATGTCCAGAGCCATACGCCAGAGGTGCATTTCGTCAAGTATCGAACGGCAGAGGATGCGATCAACGCTCATCGCGCAATCCAGTCTCAATACGACCAATTGGGTGGAAATTCTCAATCGCACGATGGTGGTTCTGCACCAGTCCACAATTTTGCGTCGCAGGCCACTTTCCAGGCGCCACGTACTATTAGCTCTCCAAGTGCTTCCTATTTACCTTCTTCGATCGTTCAAGCATAA